A portion of the Longimicrobiales bacterium genome contains these proteins:
- the fsa gene encoding fructose-6-phosphate aldolase produces MKIFLDTADLDEIRRAADAGLIDGITTNPSLVAKVAENRDVTEMYREICESVDGPVSLEVVALDRDTMVAEGRKLAAIHANAVVKLPLTEDGLKACRDLVTEGFKTNVTLCFSVSQALLAAKAGATYVSPFVGRIDDISGEGMQLIHQIRQVYDNYGYDTEILAASIRHPMHLVESMLMGADCCTIPSKVLWQLSKHPLTDKGLEGFLKDWDAAGTAI; encoded by the coding sequence ATGAAAATCTTCCTCGACACCGCCGATCTCGATGAGATCCGCCGCGCCGCCGATGCAGGGCTCATCGACGGGATCACTACGAACCCCTCGCTCGTGGCGAAGGTCGCAGAGAACCGGGACGTGACCGAGATGTACCGGGAAATCTGCGAATCCGTCGACGGACCCGTCAGTCTCGAGGTTGTCGCGCTCGACCGCGACACGATGGTTGCCGAAGGGAGAAAGCTCGCCGCAATCCACGCGAATGCCGTTGTGAAACTACCTCTTACAGAGGACGGTCTTAAGGCCTGCCGCGACCTGGTTACAGAGGGCTTCAAGACCAATGTGACGCTCTGCTTCTCGGTGTCACAGGCGCTCCTCGCCGCGAAGGCCGGTGCCACATATGTCTCCCCGTTCGTCGGGCGCATCGACGACATCTCCGGGGAGGGCATGCAGCTCATTCACCAGATTCGTCAGGTGTATGACAACTACGGTTACGACACAGAGATTCTGGCAGCTTCGATTCGCCACCCCATGCACCTCGTCGAGTCGATGCTGATGGGTGCGGACTGCTGCACGATCCCTTCCAAGGTACTCTGGCAGCTCAGCAAGCACCCACTCACAGACAAGGGCCTCGAGGGCTTCCTCAAGGATTGGGATGCCGCCGGCACAGCGATTTGA
- a CDS encoding phosphatidylserine decarboxylase family protein: MKIAREGYPFAIAGGLLAGTCWTTLIMGVAGADGLPVMALTTLAWTASALAIFVLWFFRDPEPALPDDGTLVVSPGQGKIIRIEDVEETTFIDGPAKKISIFLSVFDVHVQRSPVTGTVEQKVYRPGAYAVAWADKASEDNEMASLGIVTDYGKLLVRQIAGLVARRIITDPAEGDQVQRGRRFGLIRFGSRVDLFLPMHWEILCSVGDRVTVGASAIARQKAASD; the protein is encoded by the coding sequence GTGAAGATTGCCCGGGAGGGATACCCATTCGCAATTGCGGGGGGGCTTCTCGCGGGCACCTGCTGGACAACCCTGATAATGGGCGTGGCCGGGGCTGATGGCCTCCCGGTCATGGCCTTGACCACATTGGCCTGGACGGCGTCGGCCCTGGCGATTTTCGTACTCTGGTTCTTCCGGGATCCTGAGCCGGCACTCCCGGACGACGGAACACTGGTGGTCTCCCCGGGTCAAGGCAAAATCATCCGGATCGAAGACGTGGAAGAGACCACCTTCATTGATGGTCCCGCGAAGAAAATTTCGATCTTCCTGAGCGTCTTCGACGTCCACGTTCAGCGTTCTCCAGTGACGGGAACAGTCGAGCAGAAGGTGTACCGCCCGGGCGCCTATGCGGTGGCGTGGGCGGACAAAGCGTCCGAGGACAACGAGATGGCGTCATTGGGTATCGTGACGGATTACGGGAAGCTGCTCGTACGGCAGATTGCGGGGCTGGTGGCTCGTCGCATCATTACCGATCCGGCAGAGGGCGACCAGGTCCAGCGTGGGCGACGGTTCGGCCTCATCCGCTTCGGTTCCAGAGTCGACCTCTTTCTGCCGATGCACTGGGAGATCCTGTGCTCCGTCGGGGACCGCGTCACCGTGGGCGCCAGCGCGATCGCCCGACAGAAGGCGGCCTCGGACTGA
- the purB gene encoding adenylosuccinate lyase, producing the protein MDNTLDRYVHPLCDRYASREMQSVFSPSRRFGTWRRLWIALAESEAELGIPISAEALDEMRAAVNELDLKKAAEYERRFRHDVMAHVHLFGDDAPAAKGIIHLGATSAFIGDNTDLILHRDALELIRTRVVRCVEALSAFAEEHASLPTLGYTHFQPAQPTTVGKRATLWIQDLLLDLEELDHRIATLRFRGVKGTTGTQASFLELFEGAGDKVDELDSAVGRRMGFESTYPVSGQTYARKVDYAVQASLAGVAASVSKIAHDLRLLAHLREVEEPFEAEQIGSSAMPYKRNPMRAERMCALARHVIVLSQDPAFTAATQWLERTLDDSANRRISVPDAFLALDGCLVLLENVSSGLIVNPQVVKRNLAEHLPFMATETILMHATSRGGDRQELHELLRQHSMAAARRMKEEGASADLLDRIAGDDAFGLSADDLAGMVDPLRFVGRAPEQVTRFLERDVGPVLQRQKSQILNLDSPDLHV; encoded by the coding sequence GTGGATAACACGCTCGACCGATACGTGCATCCCCTCTGCGATCGCTATGCGTCTCGCGAAATGCAGAGCGTCTTCTCACCCAGTCGCCGCTTTGGAACTTGGCGGCGACTCTGGATCGCTCTAGCCGAATCAGAAGCCGAACTCGGCATCCCCATCTCGGCTGAAGCACTCGACGAAATGCGTGCGGCAGTCAACGAACTCGACCTCAAAAAGGCAGCCGAGTACGAGCGTCGATTCCGCCACGACGTCATGGCACACGTCCATCTGTTCGGAGATGATGCGCCGGCAGCTAAGGGGATCATCCACCTCGGCGCGACCAGCGCATTCATCGGCGACAACACTGATCTCATCCTTCATCGGGACGCCCTCGAGCTGATCCGGACCCGAGTGGTTCGTTGCGTCGAGGCGCTTTCAGCCTTCGCTGAGGAGCATGCCTCGCTCCCGACTCTCGGATACACCCACTTCCAGCCGGCTCAGCCCACGACCGTGGGAAAACGAGCGACGCTCTGGATTCAAGACCTACTCCTCGATCTGGAGGAACTGGACCACCGAATCGCAACTCTACGGTTCCGTGGTGTGAAAGGGACCACCGGAACACAGGCGTCATTCCTGGAGCTGTTCGAAGGGGCTGGCGACAAGGTCGATGAACTGGACTCTGCAGTCGGTCGGCGGATGGGATTTGAATCGACGTATCCTGTGAGCGGGCAGACATACGCGCGAAAGGTCGACTACGCGGTGCAAGCGTCGCTTGCAGGAGTCGCGGCCTCCGTGTCGAAGATCGCTCACGATCTCCGGCTGCTGGCCCACCTCCGTGAGGTCGAGGAACCCTTTGAGGCCGAGCAGATCGGGTCATCCGCGATGCCGTACAAGCGGAATCCCATGCGCGCGGAGCGCATGTGCGCGCTCGCCCGTCACGTCATCGTCCTCTCGCAGGACCCGGCATTCACTGCTGCGACACAGTGGTTGGAGCGAACGCTCGACGACTCGGCAAATCGACGCATTTCTGTGCCCGATGCCTTCCTAGCGCTCGACGGATGTCTCGTCCTCCTCGAAAACGTATCGAGTGGATTGATCGTGAATCCACAGGTCGTGAAAAGGAATCTCGCCGAGCATCTTCCCTTCATGGCGACAGAGACGATCTTGATGCACGCGACGTCACGTGGAGGCGATCGTCAGGAGCTGCATGAACTCCTTCGACAGCACTCGATGGCCGCCGCTCGACGCATGAAGGAAGAGGGTGCAAGTGCCGACCTGCTCGACAGAATTGCCGGAGACGACGCCTTCGGACTCAGCGCGGATGACCTCGCAGGCATGGTCGACCCGCTGCGTTTCGTCGGTCGCGCGCCCGAGCAGGTCACCCGGTTTCTCGAACGGGACGTAGGGCCCGTTCTCCAACGACAGAAAAGTCAGATCCTGAACCTGGACAGCCCCGACCTGCATGTCTGA
- a CDS encoding trypsin-like peptidase domain-containing protein, which produces MSHPSAIHAATLVLLGALATGCAPDSTDAQEFRAPLQDLDDSRLTAIVRATARVAPAVVSVNVLRTQNVRPRSSWDRRYLPPGAQQRSAGFGSGVIVSENGIVITNHHVITGASQIQVTLPGGRDADAELIGTDPVADIAVLRIRVEDLPVAPIGTVEGLMIGEWAIAIGNPLGNYVGDSEPTVTAGVISAVNRNITPSSDEEGFYFGMIQTDAAINPGNSGGALVNAAGEVIGINASIISRSGGSEGLGFAIPIDRALQIAEDLLRHGEVLRAFVGLDIAAAEADAWGRRRGVRVARIAAGSPAAAAGLTENDMLLEANGHALAGPLDWEGVLLDLRAGDALNLRVEGRAREVLLSAVAYPSVTAERVTLFRDVQLISVTPQIQLERGLVSGDGALIDNISTEITSRLGLRRGDVIMQMNRTRIRNADDAAQFFDSLRGEGRIVLYIERDGSYGTTNLYWRG; this is translated from the coding sequence GTGAGTCACCCTTCGGCCATACACGCCGCCACACTGGTGCTCCTCGGGGCGCTCGCTACTGGGTGCGCGCCTGATTCGACCGATGCTCAAGAGTTCCGTGCGCCATTACAGGACCTCGATGACAGCCGCCTGACCGCGATCGTGCGAGCCACGGCACGGGTGGCTCCGGCGGTGGTGAGCGTGAACGTTCTTCGGACTCAGAACGTGCGTCCTCGCTCGTCATGGGATCGAAGATATTTGCCGCCAGGAGCTCAGCAGCGCAGCGCTGGATTTGGCTCGGGCGTGATCGTAAGTGAGAACGGCATAGTGATCACAAATCACCATGTCATCACAGGCGCTTCCCAGATTCAGGTCACCCTCCCCGGAGGAAGAGACGCAGACGCAGAGTTGATCGGCACGGACCCGGTCGCAGATATCGCCGTGCTACGCATTCGGGTCGAAGATCTGCCTGTGGCTCCGATCGGGACTGTGGAAGGACTCATGATCGGCGAATGGGCCATCGCGATCGGGAATCCTCTCGGGAACTACGTGGGTGACAGTGAGCCAACGGTCACGGCGGGAGTGATTTCAGCAGTCAATCGCAACATCACGCCATCCTCCGACGAAGAAGGCTTTTACTTCGGAATGATCCAGACCGATGCCGCGATCAATCCCGGAAACTCCGGGGGCGCCCTGGTGAACGCGGCCGGTGAGGTGATCGGGATCAACGCTTCGATCATTTCGCGCAGCGGTGGTAGTGAAGGGCTGGGCTTTGCGATTCCCATCGACCGTGCCCTTCAGATCGCCGAGGACCTCCTTCGCCACGGTGAAGTCCTACGCGCTTTCGTCGGACTGGATATCGCGGCGGCTGAGGCTGATGCCTGGGGTCGACGGCGAGGTGTTCGCGTCGCGCGTATCGCTGCAGGATCACCCGCAGCGGCGGCAGGCCTCACGGAGAACGACATGTTACTCGAAGCGAACGGGCACGCGCTTGCCGGACCGCTCGACTGGGAAGGCGTTCTACTAGACCTCCGAGCCGGGGACGCGCTGAACCTGCGAGTAGAAGGAAGGGCTCGGGAAGTGTTGCTCTCGGCGGTCGCCTATCCGTCGGTGACCGCAGAGAGAGTCACGCTCTTCCGCGACGTCCAGTTGATCAGTGTCACGCCTCAGATCCAGCTCGAACGAGGGCTCGTGAGCGGCGATGGCGCGCTGATCGACAATATTTCAACCGAAATTACGAGCCGCCTCGGTCTACGGCGGGGCGATGTCATCATGCAGATGAATCGCACCCGGATCCGGAATGCGGACGATGCAGCACAATTTTTCGACTCGCTACGAGGTGAGGGACGAATCGTCCTCTATATCGAGCGGGACGGTAGCTACGGCACAACCAACCTCTACTGGAGAGGCTGA
- a CDS encoding phosphoribosylaminoimidazolesuccinocarboxamide synthase, with translation MSDQKTVHSSELGLTLLHRGKVRDVYEVDAETLLMVTSDRVSAFDVVLPQPVPHKGEVLNLITAWWLEQLDDRLAHHLIAVDPDRIIARYPHLAESRDAWARRAMLVHRTDPVLVECVVRGYISGSAWKEYGESGTLASEALPEGLQESQRLDPAIFSPATKAQVGEHDENITFSQTKEILGEELSNRLRDLSIEIYGYGRDVAEQSDIILADTKFEFGHKNGELLLIDEVLTPDSSRFWPKESYGIGRGQPSLDKQPIRDWLETLDWDKNPPPPDLPAEVVKTASDRYTDVFERLTGTALSDYVPPLFGNDR, from the coding sequence ATGTCTGATCAAAAAACCGTCCACAGCTCGGAACTCGGCCTTACGCTCCTGCACCGCGGGAAGGTCCGCGACGTCTATGAGGTCGATGCCGAAACGCTACTCATGGTCACGAGCGACCGAGTAAGCGCCTTCGATGTTGTCCTACCTCAGCCGGTCCCTCACAAGGGCGAGGTACTGAATCTGATCACCGCATGGTGGCTGGAGCAGTTGGACGACCGACTCGCCCATCACCTTATCGCGGTCGACCCCGACCGGATCATCGCCCGGTATCCACACCTCGCGGAGTCACGTGACGCATGGGCTCGACGGGCGATGCTCGTGCACCGTACGGATCCGGTTCTGGTCGAGTGCGTGGTCCGCGGATACATCTCGGGTTCAGCCTGGAAGGAATACGGGGAGAGCGGAACCCTGGCGTCGGAAGCTCTACCTGAAGGCCTCCAGGAAAGTCAACGCCTCGACCCGGCCATCTTCTCGCCCGCGACGAAGGCTCAGGTCGGTGAGCACGATGAGAACATCACCTTCAGTCAGACGAAGGAAATTCTCGGAGAGGAGCTGTCCAACCGACTCCGCGATCTGTCGATCGAGATCTACGGCTATGGCAGGGATGTAGCCGAACAGAGCGACATCATTCTCGCCGACACGAAGTTCGAGTTCGGTCACAAGAACGGTGAACTCCTCCTAATCGACGAAGTGCTTACGCCAGATTCCTCGCGTTTCTGGCCAAAGGAGAGCTACGGCATCGGCCGAGGACAGCCCTCGCTGGACAAACAGCCGATCCGCGACTGGCTCGAGACTCTGGACTGGGACAAGAATCCACCGCCGCCAGATCTGCCGGCCGAAGTCGTCAAAACCGCTTCCGATCGGTACACCGACGTCTTCGAGCGACTGACGGGCACCGCCTTGAGTGACTACGTACCGCCCCTGTTCGGGAACGATCGGTGA
- the truA gene encoding tRNA pseudouridine(38-40) synthase TruA, with the protein MTTPTQNRFRFTVHYDGSAFHGWQVQPDHRTVQGDLEAALSRLADHPCPIIGSGRTDAGVHATGQVACVDMPISWTAATLRKSMNAVLPPDVWIESTAEAAADFHPRYDAQKRTYRYEVGLSPVAPSPFHRRWCWPVSAPVDRGRLDSAANIVVGEHSFERFAKAGQPERGYRCDVVDATWADTDHGVRLMISADRYLHHMVRYLVGTMVDVARGRRPLDDMARLLSCDPDLVTSAPAPAAGLFLHRVEYPRSTSQE; encoded by the coding sequence GTGACTACTCCCACTCAAAACCGCTTCCGCTTCACCGTCCACTACGACGGCTCCGCGTTCCACGGATGGCAGGTACAACCCGACCATCGGACGGTGCAGGGTGACCTTGAAGCGGCTCTCAGTAGGCTGGCGGACCATCCCTGCCCGATCATTGGGTCAGGACGCACGGACGCGGGAGTCCACGCCACCGGCCAGGTCGCATGTGTCGACATGCCGATCTCCTGGACAGCCGCTACGCTTCGGAAGTCCATGAACGCGGTGCTTCCCCCCGACGTGTGGATCGAATCCACGGCTGAAGCAGCTGCGGACTTTCACCCTCGGTATGACGCCCAGAAGCGCACGTACCGCTACGAGGTGGGATTATCGCCGGTGGCGCCCTCCCCTTTCCATCGTCGGTGGTGCTGGCCTGTCTCAGCCCCCGTCGATCGAGGGCGGCTGGACTCTGCGGCGAACATCGTCGTCGGGGAACACTCGTTCGAACGCTTCGCAAAGGCCGGGCAACCCGAGCGAGGCTATCGCTGTGACGTCGTTGATGCGACATGGGCAGACACGGATCACGGAGTCCGACTCATGATTTCCGCAGACCGATATCTCCATCACATGGTGCGGTACCTGGTGGGCACTATGGTCGATGTCGCCCGAGGTCGTCGCCCTCTCGACGATATGGCTAGATTACTCTCCTGTGATCCGGATCTGGTGACATCCGCACCGGCTCCCGCAGCAGGACTCTTTCTCCACCGCGTCGAATACCCCAGGAGCACATCCCAAGAATGA